The stretch of DNA CCGCACGGCGCGCTTCATGCGCTCCCTGGAGCGCAACGGCGACCTCGACCGCGACGTCGAGAACCTGCCCGACGACGAGATCATCCTGGAGCGGTTCAAGCAGCACAAGGGCTTCGCCCGGGCGGAGCTGGCGGTCATGCTGTCCTACGCCAAGATCGTGCTCTACGACGAGCTGCTGGCCTCCGACCTGCCGGACGATCCCTATCTGACCCGGGACCTGGTCGACTACTTCCCGACGGCACTCAGGAAGAAATACGGCAAGCAGATCGGCAAGCACCGGCTGCGGCGCGAAATCGTCGCCACGGTGGCGACCAACGAGCTGGTCAACCGCGAGGGCATCGCCTTCGTCCACGAGGTGCGCGAGAAGACCGGCATGCCGGCGGAGGATATCGCCCGCGCCTACATGATCAGCCGCGAGATCTTTCAGATCCCGGAGATCTGGCGGCAGATCGAGGCGCTCGACAACAAGGTCCCCACGTCGGTCCAGTCGGCCATGCTGATCGAGTGCGGCCGGCTGATCGAGCGGGAGACCGTCTGGTTCCTGCGCGAGGCCGAGCGGCCGCTCGACATCGAGCGCGAGATCGAGGCCTTCGGCGGCGGCGTGCACACCCTGATCCAAGGCCTGGAGGGCTACCTCGGCGATGCCGACAAGCGGATCATGGACCAGAGCGCCGCCGGCTTCGTCAAGAAGGGCGTGCCCGAGGAGCTGGCCCGGCGGGTCGCCGGCCTGGCGCTGCTGGCGCCGGCCTGTGACGTCGTGCGCATCGCCCGAAGCGTCGGCCGCGAGGTGCCCGAGGTGTCCAAGGCCTACTTCGAGATCGGCGCGCGCTTCGGCTTCGATTGGCTGCGCCGCGCCGCGGGGCAGCTGCCGACCGACACCGCCTGGGACAAGCTGGCGGTCACGGCGGTGATCGACGACCTCTTCGGCCACCAGGGTGAGCTGACCCAGCGCGTGCTGAGCAGCGCCGGCAACGGCGCGATGGAGGGCGTGATCGACAGCTGGTCCGACTCCCGCCGGCCGCTGGTGGTGCGCACCGAGCAGCTCCTGGCCGAGCTGCAGTCGACCGGGGCGCCGGACTTCGCCATGCTGGCCGTGGCCAACCGGCAGCTCAAGACCATGGTCGGCGGTTGAGCACCGCCGGCGTGGCCGCCCAGGCAGACGCGCGGCGGCCGGCCGGCAAGGCGGCGATCGCCGCCTGGTGCTTCTACGACTGGGCCAACTCGGCCTTTCCGACCGTCGTCGTCACCTTCGTCTTCGCCGCCTACTTCGAGCGCGCCCTCGCGCCCACGCCCGAGGCGGCGACCAGCCAGTGGGGCACGGCGATCTCGATCTCGGCCCTTTCCGTGGCGCTGCTGGCCCCGGTGTTCGGCGCGATCGCCGACAAGAGCGGCCGGCGCAAGCCTTGGGTCGCGCTCTTCACGGCGATCTGCCTGGTCGCCGGCGCCGGGCTCTGGACCGTGGAGCCCTCGCTCGACTTCGCGCTCAGGGCCCTGATCCTGGTGGCCGTGGCCAACGCCGCCTTCGAGCTGGCCCACGTCTTCTACAACGCCATGCTCCCGGAGATCGCGCCGCGCCACATGATGGGGCGAATCTCCGGCTGGGCCTGGGGGCTTGGCTATTTCGGCGGCCTGATGAGCCTGGTCCTCTGCCTCCTGCTGCTGATCTGGCCGGACCCGCCGCTGTTCGGCCTCGATCCCGAGATGGCCGAGCCGGTGCGCGCGACCGCCCTGCTCGTCACCGTCTGGTTTTTTGTCTTCTCGCTGCCGCTCTTCCTCATGACCCCGGACCACCCGGCGGGCTCCTACTCCTGGGCCGAGGCGGTCCGCGAGGGACTGGGGCAGCTCGTCGGGACCTTCCTGCGGCTCCGGCGCTACGCCAACATCGCCTGGTTCCTGCTGGGCCGCATGATCTATATCGACGGCCTGAACACGCTCTTCGTGTTCGGCGGCATCTACGCCGCGGGCCGCTTCGGCATGGACACCGAGGAGATCCTGATTTTCGCCATCCTGCTCAACGTGACCGCGGGCCTGGGCGCCTTCGCCTTCGGCTGGATCGACGACTGGATCGGCGCAAAGCGGACCATCATCATCTCGGTGGTTGCGCTCATCGCCCTCGGTGCCGCCGTGCTGCTGGTCGAGAGCAAGCTCTGGTTCTATATCGTCGGCGCGACGCTTGGCGTCTTCGTCGGCCCGGCCCAGTCGGCCAGCCGCTCGCTCATGGCCCGCCTGGCGCCAGAGGAGATGAGGAACGAGATGTTCGGGCTCTATGCCTTCTCCGGCAAGGCGACCGCTTTCCTCGGGCCCTTCGTCGTCACGGTGCTGACGGCGGCGACCGACAACATGCGCATCGGCATGTCGTCGATCCTGGTCTTTCTCCTGGTCGGTCTCTTGATCTTTCTTCGGGTAAAGGAACCGAAGTAAGCGCTCAGGCCCGCGCGAAACCGTCCTGCCTGGCGCCGCCGCTCCCTGTGACGGCCGGCTGCTTCGACTCGGCTCTGCGGAACAGGCTCGTAAAGGCCTCGCGCAGGGCTTGGGCCTGCAGCCGCTTGCCGCGCGCAACGCCGCGCTCGATGGTCTCGGGGCTTGCGATTCTGTGGGCTTCCTGCTGCATGACGAGGTCCTTCCTTGGGTCCGGGAGCGTGGATGAACGTGATATAGCCTTTGTCGGTGAATTTTATAATAATGTGTCCAGGAACAAGATTAGTGACTGGGCGGAACAGATGGACAGCCTCAGCGCCATGGAGCTCTTCGCCCGCGTTGTCCAGGCCGGCAGCTTCTCGGCCGCGGCCCGCGGGCTCAGCCTGACTCCCTCGGCGGTCAGCAAGCAGATCGGCCGCCTCGAGGACCGGCTCGGCGCGCGGCTCATCACCCGGACCACGCGGCAGTTCGCGCTGACCGAGGAAGGCCGTGCCTTTCACGAGCGCGCGGTCCGGATTCTGGCCGAGGTGGCAGAGGCCGAGCAGGCGGTGACCGACCTGCGCGGCGAGGCGCGCGGCACGCTCCGTGTCAACGCGCCCTTCGCCTTCGGGCGCCAGCACATCGCGCCGCTGCTGCCGCGCTTTCTCGAGCAGCATCCGGCGCTGCGCATCGACCTGACCTTCAACGACCGCTTCGTCGACCTGGTCGAGGAGGGCGTCGACCTGGTGATCCGGATCGGCGAGCTGGCGGATTCCAGCCTGGTCGCGCGCCGCCTCGCCCGGAACCGCCGGCTGGTCAGCGGGTCGCCGGCCTACTTCGAGCGCCACGGCCGGCCGGCCGAGCCGGCGGACCTCGCCGGTCACAACTGCCTCGTCTACACCTACCGGGCGCTGCGCAACGACTGGATCTTCGTCGGGCCGGACGGCGTCGAGCAGTCGGTGCGGGTCTCGGGCAACCTGGAGGCCAACAACGCCGAGGCCCTGCACGCCGCCGTGCTCCAGGGGTCCGGGCTCGCCCTCCTGCCGCTCTGGCTGATCGGCCAGGACCTCGAGGCCGGCCGCCTGCTCGAGGCCCTGCCCGGCTACCACGCGCCCGACAGCGCGATCTATGCGGTCTACCCGCCAGGCCGCCACCTCTCCCCAAAGGTCCGCCGCTTCATCGACTTTCTGGCCGAACGCTTCGCCGAGCCGGACTGCGGCTTGCCGAGAGGGTGATCCGCCCTGAAGAGAACGGGCGATTTTCGAATTAACACAGCTAATCTGACTTCATCGCGTGCTGCGCCGAAGACTGCACTGCCCGCCAGGCACCGCCGAGTCGTGGTTTAACCACGTTTGACCCAGATCAATGCTGAATTGTTCTCATTGTGCAACCTTTCGCTACGCCTCAGGGCTCTCCACCGCGAGACGGAGTCAGAAACATGAGAAAATCTTATTTGATAGCTGGGCTTGTCTTGTGTCTTTCCGCCGGGCTTGGTGCCTCGGTGGCGAGCGCGCAGAACCTCGAACTGATCAGCCGCCAGTCCGATGCCGACGGCGGCGCCCAGGCAAATGGCGAGAGCTTTACACCTTTCCCCAGAACGAGCGCGGACGGACGCTTCGTTGTCTTCGCCTCTACCGCGACCAACCTGGTCCCCGGCGCGGTCAATAAACAGGTCTACCTCTTCGACCGCGAGACGGGCGGGCTCGAGCTGATCAGCCGCCAGGACGTCGCCGACGGCGGCGCGCAGGGAAACGGCCCGAGCGAGTGGCCCGCGATCAGTGCCGATGGCCGCTACGTCGCCTTCTCGTCCGGCGCGACCAACCTGATCCCTGGCGGCGGGGCCGACGCCAACTTTGGGACGGATGTTTTCCTTCTCGACCGTGATACTGGGGCGCTCGAACTGATCAGCCGCCAGGACATCGCCGACGGCGGGGCGCAGGCAAACGACCGGAGCGAGCGTCCCTTGTTGAGCGCCGATGGGCGCTACGTGACCTTCTTGTCATACGCGACCAACCTGATCCCTGGCGGCGGGACCGATGTCAACGGTTCTCAGCCCGACGTCTTCCTGTTCGACCGTGATACGGGCGGGCTCGAACTGATCAGCCGCCAAGACGCCGCCGACGGCGGGGCGCAGGGCGACGGCTTCTCAAGCAATCCCTCGATCAGTGCCGATGGCCGCTACGTGAGTTTCGCTTCTGGCTCGACCAACCTGATCCCCGGCGGCGGAACCGATGCCAACGGTACGGAGAACGATGTTTTCCTGTTCGACCGTAATACGGGCGGGCTCGAGTTGATCAGCCGCCAGGACATCGCGGACGGCGGGGCACAGGGCAACGCGTCCAGCTCTTCGTCGGCCTTGAGCGCCGACGGGCGCTTCGTGGCCTTCAATTCCTCCGCGACCAATCTGATCCCCGGCGGCGGGACCGATGTCAACGGCGACGCCTGGGACGTCTTTCTGTTCGACCGTGATACGGGCGCCCTGGAACTGATCAGCCGCCAGGACATCGCTGACGGGGGCGCCCAAGGGCAGGGCGGCACTTTGGGCAGCTTCGTCACTGTTGGCACGGGGATCAGCGCCGACGGACGATTCGTGGCTTTCGAGTCGAGTATGAACAACCTGATCCCCGGCGGAGGGCCCGACGCCAACGGCCTCGAATTCGACGCCTTCCTGTTCGACCGGGAGACGGAGAGGCTCAGGCTGGTCGGCCGCCAGGACGCCGCCGACGGCGGGGCGCAGGGCGAACGCGGAACCGAGTACCCCTCGCTCAGCGCCGACGGGCGCTACGTGGTCTTCCAGTCGATGTCGACCAACCTGATCCCGGGCGGCGGGACCGATGTCAACGGTTTGGCTTATGATGTCTTCGCCTTCGGGCCGATCCAGGCGCCTTCCGTGGCCGAGATCACGATCGACGACACCTGGCGGACGGTTGAGCTGCCGGCCGACCTGGTCGACCCCGTGGTGATCGTCGGGCCGCCGACGGCAAACGACCCGGCGCCGGGCGTGGTCCGGCTGCAGCAGGTCACGGACTCGTCCTTCGAGGTGCGCTTCCAGGAGTGGGTCTACCTGGACGACGTCCATGGCGAGGAGCGCCTGTCCTACCTGGTGGCCGAGACCGGCGGCGAGGTGGCGCCGGACGGCTCGATCGTCGAGATCGGGCGCTTTCCCCTGGGCGGCACGGGCAGGTTCCAGGCCCAGAGCTTTTCGCAGCCCTTCCCCGAGCCGCCGCTTCTCCTGCTTACGGTCCAGACCTTCCGCGGCGGCGAGCCGGTGACGGTCCGGGCGCGCAACCTTACGGCGGGCGGTTTCGAGGCGGCGCTCTACGAGGAAGAGGCCTTGATGAACGGCCACACGACCGAAGAGGTCGGCTATGTCGCGGTCTACATGCCGGAGGACTCGGGCGTGCTTGAGATCGGCGGGCAGTACTTCCCCTACACCATCCCGTCGCTCTCGATCGACGACCGCTTCACCCCGGTTCTGAGCTCAGCCCTGAAGCTGGAGGAGGAGGCCTCGGCAGACGCGGAGGTCGGCCACACCAAGGAGCAGCTCTCCGCCATCGCCCTGGGCGGCCACCTCTTCGCCCAGGACGTCTCGAGCCGGGGGCGCGACACGGTTGCGCTGCGCCGCCTGGCGCCGAGCTTCCCGGCGCCCATGGAATGGGGCACCGTGGACGGCGTGACCCACGACTGGGCGACCGTGCCGCTCTACCGCGCGTACAAGAACCCGGTGGTGGTCGCCCGGCCGGTCTCGAGCAAGGGGTCGGACCCTGGCGTGATCCGCCTGCAGAACGTGACCGGCCGGTCCTTCGAGCTGCGTTACCAGGAATGGGACTACCTGGGCGGCACTCATATCCCGGAGCGCGTGTTCTACATGGTCGCCGAGGCGGGCGAGACCAGCCTGGCCGGCCTGACGGTCGAGGCGGGCACGCTGGAC from Kiloniellales bacterium encodes:
- a CDS encoding MFS transporter gives rise to the protein MAAQADARRPAGKAAIAAWCFYDWANSAFPTVVVTFVFAAYFERALAPTPEAATSQWGTAISISALSVALLAPVFGAIADKSGRRKPWVALFTAICLVAGAGLWTVEPSLDFALRALILVAVANAAFELAHVFYNAMLPEIAPRHMMGRISGWAWGLGYFGGLMSLVLCLLLLIWPDPPLFGLDPEMAEPVRATALLVTVWFFVFSLPLFLMTPDHPAGSYSWAEAVREGLGQLVGTFLRLRRYANIAWFLLGRMIYIDGLNTLFVFGGIYAAGRFGMDTEEILIFAILLNVTAGLGAFAFGWIDDWIGAKRTIIISVVALIALGAAVLLVESKLWFYIVGATLGVFVGPAQSASRSLMARLAPEEMRNEMFGLYAFSGKATAFLGPFVVTVLTAATDNMRIGMSSILVFLLVGLLIFLRVKEPK
- a CDS encoding LysR family transcriptional regulator — protein: MDSLSAMELFARVVQAGSFSAAARGLSLTPSAVSKQIGRLEDRLGARLITRTTRQFALTEEGRAFHERAVRILAEVAEAEQAVTDLRGEARGTLRVNAPFAFGRQHIAPLLPRFLEQHPALRIDLTFNDRFVDLVEEGVDLVIRIGELADSSLVARRLARNRRLVSGSPAYFERHGRPAEPADLAGHNCLVYTYRALRNDWIFVGPDGVEQSVRVSGNLEANNAEALHAAVLQGSGLALLPLWLIGQDLEAGRLLEALPGYHAPDSAIYAVYPPGRHLSPKVRRFIDFLAERFAEPDCGLPRG